Proteins co-encoded in one Acidobacteriota bacterium genomic window:
- a CDS encoding tryptophan 2,3-dioxygenase, with amino-acid sequence MSSEYGQNALLTYNEYLKVPSLLEQQRTLSDPTSHDELLFIIIHQTYELWFKQILHEIDATIKWLGEGRMFRANHSLRGVVSIERILVTQIHILESMAPIGFLEFRDKLNPASGFQSMQFRELEFVSGAKDEKILASFKNDEFAFERLTRRFGEPTLADTFWELCARSGLTVQTHDDRVAATVQILKDPEKNAELYNMQDLLIEHDELIVSWRHNHILMVERMLGMKRGTGGSDGVGYLMTTLSKKFFPEIWEARTHLKIAPLA; translated from the coding sequence ATGTCATCTGAATACGGTCAAAACGCACTGCTTACTTACAACGAATACCTGAAAGTTCCGTCGCTGCTCGAGCAGCAGCGAACGCTTTCGGACCCAACGAGCCACGATGAGTTACTGTTCATCATCATCCACCAAACCTACGAATTGTGGTTCAAACAGATCCTTCACGAGATCGACGCAACCATAAAATGGCTCGGTGAAGGCCGTATGTTCCGGGCGAATCACAGCCTTCGCGGTGTGGTCTCGATAGAGCGGATCCTGGTAACGCAGATCCACATTCTGGAATCGATGGCACCGATCGGTTTCCTCGAATTTCGCGACAAGCTCAATCCGGCGAGCGGTTTTCAATCAATGCAGTTTCGCGAGCTTGAATTCGTTTCAGGAGCAAAGGACGAGAAGATCCTCGCTTCGTTTAAGAACGATGAATTTGCCTTCGAACGCCTGACCCGCAGATTTGGCGAACCAACGCTCGCCGATACCTTTTGGGAACTCTGCGCCCGAAGTGGCTTAACGGTCCAAACCCACGATGACCGAGTTGCCGCAACCGTCCAGATCCTCAAAGATCCTGAAAAGAACGCCGAACTTTATAACATGCAGGACCTGCTCATCGAGCACGACGAACTGATCGTCTCTTGGCGCCACAACCACATTCTCATGGTCGAGAGAATGCTCGGCATGAAACGGGGTACGGGCGGCTCAGACGGTGTTGGCTATCTCATGACCACGCTCTCGAAAAAATTCTTCCCTGAGATATGGGAAGCCCGAACCCACTTAAAGATCGCACCACTTGCATAA